In Paenibacillus dendritiformis, the DNA window CCGTAATATTTGCCGTCTACTTGCGGATTTACATAATACTCATCTTCCGCTTTCAAACCTTCTTTATCATAGAATTCATTGAGTGGCATAAATGCGCTGCGAACCGCTCTTTCCACGACTGCTGATGAACTTGGTAATTGAACGACGTCAACTTCATCTCCTGACGAAATAAGAAAGTCTAATTTCTTCAACATTTCTAATGAATTACCCGGGACGAGCACGACATGTTCAACTTTAATGCCAGGGTTGGCTGCTTCAAACTCACGCAGCATTGCGTCTGTAGCCCCTTCTTGGGCCTCATTATCCCAGTTATAGTACTTGAGCGTCACTTCCTTCGCCCCCGTACCTGCAGAATCGTTCGATTGTGCTGATTCGTCAGCAGCTTTGCTTCCACAAGCGCTTGTAAACATCATGAATGCCAGCAGTATGCATGTGGAAATAAGAAAATAGCGTTTTCTTTTACTTGCCATGTGCAGCTTCCTCCTAAAATTAATTATCGTATTGTTGTAATAAAGTTTCTTGTTAGCGCTTGCAGCCAGTATATAACGTTTGCAACTTGCTTGCGTGTATAATTTTGTGCTTGTGCGATAACGATTTTGACCTATTAGAAGACGCTAAAGATATCTACGGATTGATCGTGTGTCCGTATTGGCTTACCCTTTCACGCCACCAAGGGCAATCCCGCTGATAACTTGTTTCTGCAAAACAATAAACACAATCAGCAGAGGAATAATCGCTGACAATGCCGCCATCATCATAATCGCATCGTTGGTCGTGTAATCATCCCTGAACAATGTCATGCCTAGCGGAACGGTATACAATGATTTCGATTGCAGGAAGATTAACGGATTTTGATAATCATTCCACGACCAGATGAACTTAATAATCGCCACCGTCGCTATGACAGGACGACAGAGCGGAAGCATAATCGAAGTGAAGGTACGCAGATGCCCTGCACCGTCAATTCTAGCCGCTTCCAAAATTTCATCACTCACGCCGGCCATAAATTGACGCAACAAGAATGTAAAATAAATCGAAAACATACCCATCAAAATTAGTGCCGCATGGGTATCGTATAATCCCAGCCAGCGAATAAGCATGAAGCGAGGAATGAGCGTCGCTTGATCAGGAATAATCATCATTGCTAGCAACATGGCAAATACGAGGTTTCGACCGCGAAATTTCAGCTTCGTAAATGAATAGGCTGCCATCGTTGATATAAGCAGCGAAAGTAAAGTAACGATAATCGCCACTTTCAGAGAGTTCATATAAATTTGACCAAACGGTACCCTTTCCATCCATACGGCCTTGAAGTTATTGACAACATTGATGGAAGATGGAATCCACTCAATCGGAAAGCGCATCACGTCTTTTTCAAATTTGAATGCCGACGATACCATCCATAATAACGGAAAGATAAAGAAAATGGACAATATCCCCATGAACACGGTAGCGGTAATTTTAGAAATCTTATTGCGTAAGGTTAGCATCCTACTCTCCCTTTCCATTAAAATGATTCTTCTTGACGCATCTTCCACGTTGCCGCTGTAATCAGACCGATAATCGCAAATAACAGCCAAGATATTGCAGATGCATAGCCCATATTGTAGTTGACAAAACCTTCTTGATAGATGCGGAATACGATTACCGTTGATGAATTATCAGGGCCGCCTTCGGTCAAGTACGAAATAATATCGAACACTTTAAATGAGCCGATTAGCATCGTAATAAGCAAGAAAAACGTCGTTGGCCGGAGCATCGGGACCGTGATATTGAAAAATTTCTTCATCCCCGTCGCCCCATCAATTTCTGCCGCTTCATACAATTCTTCGGAAATATTGGACAGTCCCGCCATGTAAATAATAATCGTATAACCGAGCCCGGCCCACGCACTAATAATGGCGACCGAGATGAGTGATGTTTTCGGATCAACGAGCCATTTCGGGGGATTCGATACACCCAGATCCATTAGAAATTGATTGACAGGGCCTAGCGAAGGGTGGAATAAAATGCTCCACACGGCTGCCACAGCGATAATCGAGGAAATGTAAGGGATGAAGAATACGACCTTAAAGTAATCTTTGAAGTAGACTTTACTATGAATAACAACCGCCAGCACAAGCGCAATCGCAATCGGCAATGGCACGGTTAACACCGTATACACCAGGTTGTTGTATAATGCCTTCCATATCGTCGGGTCTTGAAATAAATGAATGTAGTTTTGCAAACCGGCGAATTTAATCCCTGATACCCCAGACAATAAATCCCAATCTGTAAAACTTAAATACAACGAAAACCCAAGGGCAAATACATTAAGCATCAACATGCCCACAATTTCCGGCATTAAAAACAGCCAGCCAACCAATGCTTCCTTTCTCCGCGGCGACCAAAATTTCTTCCCTACGCGCTCCGCTTGCTGCTTTGGGAGCTGATAACTTGATTTTGTCTCTTCCACTTAGGATGTCACCTCAGCTTAATAATTTGTTGACTTCATCATAAGCGGCAGACAAGAGAGAACAAAGGATGGATTATGACCTTGTGCGGGTAAAATTTTGACCTTTGTCGTGGTAATGAAACATGGAATCGGGTTGACTAAAGAGGAGTGATATAGGCGCTATCGTTTAGATGAATGCCTTGATGGGATAAGTCGGACATGGAGAGATCTGGATCACTCGAAAAGGCAGCTGATGAAAGAAACGAGGGTGTTAGATATATTCACATTGATCACGCTCGGAAGTAGACAAAATCGTGTGGAACTAGCTTGTAGAATCTCTTTTGCTTGATCCTCTCACTCGAAACATGAAAAAGCCTGTAGCTGGCAAACGTTGCCGCTACAAGCTTAAATCGGGATGGAGCAATTGCTCGAAAAAGCCAATCTGCTAATCTACCAGCATCTAACCCCGGGGGCCACACGGCTCCCATGGTTGGAGGGTCTTATGTACAGCAAGCAGACACTCTCTCAGACCTTGGCAAATGCAACATTTCCTGTTCCGGAGCGCTTAATGCTAAATTCATTCCAGATCGAGTCCTGTTCTGTCAGCAATTCTTTGCCATTCCAAAGGATATCGTAAATGTCACCCTCGTAAGCAATGGCTCGGCCAAATGCAAAGGAAATAAAATAATCCTTCCAGGATTGGAACGTATGGCTGGCGGCATCAGCAGCTCTCTCGATATACCCCCATGCCTGTTCTTCGGTGAGATAGCCAAGTATGCAGCTCCATCTTGCAATATTTACAGCGCGGTCAAAATCCCAGGCAGCAATGGTGTTCACCCGGTCAAAATCGGATGTCGCAAAGGAAAGCTTCTTCATCATCGCATCTTGGGCGGACTCATAGCATTCCTGCGATTTCCCCACTTCCTCCTCGGTAAAAGTCTGGCCTGCTTGCAACGCCATAAGAAGCTGGTCATACTTCGCACGATGCCCTTCCGTAAGCAGCCATTCCAGGGTTTGTACAGCCTCCTCCGGATTACGAACGTCCCAGGCTGAAGAAAGGCCTTCTTTCAAAATTTCATGATCTACCTTCACCGGCAGTATCCGTGGCGACTCAGACCGATACAGAGAGAGATTGGCGCCGTAGGCAAGCAAATGCTGTTTCTCCTTCGGTAACGAGTTGGCCATCTCCATTTCTGCTCGCGCTTTTTTATTCTTTTTCTCCATTCGCTTGCTCGCTGTAACCAAACCCACGATAAGTAAAATCACAATCGCCGCAATAATTCCCACAATCAGTAGAATCGTCTTCAAATCACCACGTTCCTCTCGCTGTTTTATTTGGCCGCCTGAAATGATTAAAAAAATACCTCATGATATTGTAACACAATAATTTTTGGTTTCAACTACCAACTCAGAAAACATTTTCTTCGATTTCTTGTTCCCTGAATTACCTAGCCGGAGGAAGGTCGATGAATATTGTGCTATTCATAACCTCATAACGAGATTTGAGGAATTATGGTTCTGGACTGAAAGAAGGCTAAAAAAGATAAATCATATTTTAATAGAGGTTTGTTCCGGAAACTTCAATCAATATTTTCGTGTTGAACCTGCCTCAAAAAGTACTGCCCCTTTGGGAATGAAAATAGCATGCGAACTCCTCGCCCGGTTGTTGCCGTTTGGATGGTTCCTTTTGGGGAATTGGCTGGTTACTCCGAAAAGCAAGCCCCTGTTACATTTCGTCCAGTTGCTGCCGCTGGCCGAATCGAAGCAACCGAGTCCCTTCAGATTCAAGTCGGCGTTGCCCGGATCGAGGTTCGTCCCGGTTTTGAACCCGGACGGCTGCTTTTTCCCGACGTATGCGCATATTCATTCCGGGTTAGGCAGAATCTAATGAAAGGCATGAAAAGCCTATTTTACTGGTTGAGAAAACAGACCATGAACACAGGCAGGTGAAGGTTATGGCAGAAAAAAATATTTTGGCCTATTTTAAAAGTCCGGAAGAAGCCGAAAGTGTGTCCAAAAAGCTGCAGGCGCTGCATGTCGTGGACATGTCAATTGATCGTTTCAGCATGTATCCAGCCAGTGATTCATACGGTTCGCCGAATCTAACTGGCAGCATGGGCAGTTTAACCTCCGTGACCTTCGGGGACACGCTCGGAGGTGATTCCACCAACGTTCTAGCTGCTACAAATGTATCGGCAAGCGGAATGAGTGACGGGGGGCAGGGCGGACCCACCGGAAGGGATATTTTGCTGACTGTTGTAGTGGAGGAGGAATCTTTTGACAAAGCCATGAGAATTATTGAAGATGCGGGCGGTATGGTGTAAAGGTAAACGTCAAATAAGCCCCCCTAGCGGTCAGTGAAGTGCCCCTGCCAAGCAGACAGGGGAAAAACAAAACATTAGCCTATTTCCCTCAGTTCAATTGAACAGAACTGAGGGTTTTCTTATCGTTATACAACTCGCCGATATTGGTTGGGTGACAAGCCATCAGACTCCATTCGCACACAGAGACGGTCAATGATTGCTTGAGGTTGTTCAACACACTACATTCATGAAAGAGCAGACATTCTTCCGTATCTCATCTACAGTGTGATAGAAGACGTTTTTCACTTCGTCAGCTTTGATCCACTTCCAGAGTCCCTCCACAATATTGAGTTGTGGACTGTACGGTGGAAGAAAGATAGAGGTCAGTCGCTTGTTTCCTTCAGAAACGACTCGAGCAGCTTGGCGTGATGGATTCGCGCGTTATCCAGAATCATGGTAATGGTTCCCGAAGGATACGCTTCAAGCACTTTGTTCGAGAATTTGAGAAACGTTTCTGCTGTGTACTCTTCGTCTTCATGCCAGACAATTTTCCGGTGCAATAATCGACGGTGGGGAGCAGCTTTACGCCGCGATGTTTACCGGTTGTCCGAATCACCCGTGTTTCCCCCTTCTCAAACCACGTTAGTTGGAGGGCACGGATCATGCTTTCATCTTCAAACAAAAGATGACGAATTCCGCCATTTTCAACCCCTTTTTAGATCCGGAAACGTTTCTTCGACCCAAACTGTTCTTGTTTAACAGGGTCTGCAGCGGCAAGCGTATACGTCGGTTTCATGTAGCTCAGGCCCCTACGTTTCGACAGGCCGCGCGGTAAATAGCTATATCCATACGTACGCTTAATGTAGTCTGCAATCAGTTGCAATTGAATTTGGCAGTGAATCCAACGTCCGCTGGCACCTGATTCACAATCACTTGCTTTAAAGCGTCTTGCTCTCTTTCGTTAGTCGTGGGGAGCGCTCGGGTGAGAAACGCATGACCGGACCCGACAAACCTTCTTTTTCATAGGCGCGGATGTAGAGGCGAATGGTTTTCTCCGAACGACAGATAATCGTGGCAATCTCGCGTACAGACATACCCACTAATCGTAAACGTACTGTTTGAAGTCGCTCGTACATACGGCGATCCTTCATCGCTCTCATTCATTCTTCAATCATTCCCAGCGCTTGCTTGTTATGCGTCCCAATCACCGCCTCATCTAGATCCTTTCTAAATTCGACAGAGATAGGTTAAAACCTTCTGGTATGGAAGTTCAATGGTTCAATCTATATAGAACAAAATTCATAGAATTTTTTTATCAATTCATCAATATCTTGTTTTCTAACTATTTTCCTCAACCATTCCTCAGGAATTTCATCCATTTTATAAAACATCCCCGCTAATGATCCCGTTATCGAAGCCACGGTGTCCGCATCTCCACCTAGATTCACTGCTTTTAATACAGCTTCTTTGAATGAAGTTGTATTCCCTAAACACCAAATTGCTGCTTCTAAAGTATGAACAACATATCCATCTGATAAAATTTCATCTTGCGGCACTTCAAAAAAATTCTCTTTAAAAATTCTGTTGTAATATCTTAATTCCTTTCGATACTCATGCTCTTCTCCGAAATTTTCGTTGAAAAGTTCATGTATCTCTTTTATTGACTTTTCAAAAGAATTATTATGATATAGCCTAATTAAAAACTCAATGTAAATAATGGAGCCTACTATTGCACGAGGATGTGCATGAGTAATTTCTGTATATTGCTTAATTATTTCTGTCTTTCTTATAAAATCAAACTCATTAAATAACATAAATGCCAATGGTGAAATTCTCATAATGGCACCATTGCCATTATCATTCTCATACTGACCGCCGCAATTTTTCGGTAGATTCCCTTCTTTAAATCTAGTTATTGCTTCAGCTGTAGTTCTACCAATGTCAAACATTTTTCCAAAAGGAGTCCAGTATCCTTCATCTTGATATTTAACAAACTTCTCCATTAAATTTGCGACAGTTTCTTTATTCATTAAATTTTCTATCAAGCATAATGTCAACGAAGTATCATCAGACCATGTTCCAGGAGGTTGATTATATGTGCCGTATCCGACTATATCTTGTATGTGAAATGTACCTCTTTGCCTAAATTCAACAGGTACGCCCATTAAGTCTCCAATAATACCACCATATATAGTAGGGAGTATTCGTTTTTTTATATTGAGGGCATGAAACATCTTATTATCCTCTTCCCATCTGTCTACCATTCTTTTACCTGTCATTTATTCCACCTGCTTTTATAGTATCAAATCTAAAACAACATGTAGTTTATCGTCACGCACCACTTTTACACTTTTTATTATCATTTTTTGTCCAGCATTAAAAAGCAACTCTGCTTCATCAGAATAGTTACTAATCTTTCCAATATAAGCGGCATTAGCTCCTTTTGGAACATTTATATCCCACGCGACTGTCATAAAATCAAATGAAGACTCTTTTACAATTGCAGTACTAACAAACGCATCATCTTTGAATATCTTCCCTACTAGTGAATTATAATCAATTTTCCCATTCTTATCTATTTCAAGTAAATTTTCAAAGGGTTTAAGATCTGTTCCTCTATATACTTGCATATCATGTGGGACTTTCGCTTTACGCAGTCCACTTTCGATATCCTTAATCACTTGTAGTTCTACACCATCTAAAGAATCGCTATATCCTCTCAGATAGGCATTTATTTTACTATAATCATCCCCTGTATACTGATTAATAGCTTTTATTTCGTTCACAGTTAATGATTCAAGCCAGCTATCATAATATTTGCTTCCCCATTGATCGGCTTGTTCAAGATTATTAAGGGGGAGTTTTTCTTCACTAACTCCTTTTTTACCTTCCCCCATCCCCTCAGTCCGTGGCGCTACCTCTCCTTTACTCTTGAGAGGATTCACCCTCGCCGTACCTTCAATCTGTGGCGGTGCTTCTCCTTTACCCTTGAGAGGCTTCACCCTCGCCGTACCCAGCTCATGTTCAACCTGCTTCTTCCACGCTGCCCATGAATCACCCATCGCCGACATGGTCTTGCTGTTTGCCAGCTTGTCCGCTGCCTTATACAACCCGTGCTTGGCCAACATAGACAGGTTCACTACCATCAGAGCGGTTCCCAACTGATCCAGCCGCTCCTGGTCCATTCCCAGGAACTTCGGATTGGTATACGCATTCCCGTTCTTCAGATCCGACAGCTTCTCCATGTTCACGATAATCATGGACGTTCCAAGGGCCGCATCGGCCACGGCCAGTAAATACAGGGAGGCTCCCTGCGTCGGAATCGCAGCAATGATAGCCACTACGCCAAAGAGAATGTTAAATTCGGCAACCAGTATTTGCGGGTCTATAATAAGAACCTGGAATGTGTATCGGGATAAGTATACCGTTTTTTGACTTTGCTTGCTCACATAATTTGGTTTTTGCGGAATGATATATTCGAGTTCCATTTGTTCTAGCCAAGGGCTGATCTGCTGCAGCGTATCCCTTATACCGGTGGACTCTACGAATCGCTCGATCAGTCCAGGTTTCCCGCTTGAGGTCCCCTGATGGGATGAGCCCTGACCGCCCAATACCGGAGGAGCCGGTAACATTACCTGAATTTCGGACTGCGACTTGCCGGCAGCTACCCCTTGTGCCATGACTTGCTTCGAGCGTTGCTGCCACTCATAGATAGCCGTTCGATCCCGGTCCATCTGGTCATAGGCCTGCTGCTCCTTTTCCAGTTCCGCTTGTTTCTCCTTTTTGCTCTTCTTCTCAGGCTCGACTGCGGGTGGTTTCACATATTTCTGCTGGTAGATCGTCTTCTGTTCGTCCGGCGATTTGCTGCTCATCCAGTTCCGCGCCTTTTCTGCCAGACCGGGATCGTTCTTTGCCTCCTCGGCAACCTTGCTGCGAATGTCGGCTCGTTGACTATCCGTTAACTGAACTGCCGCCTTTAATTGTAACGACAATTCAATCTCCTGTTTCATGATTTCTCCCTGAGCCAGCGTATCCAGATACAACTCTTCCAGCTCTTTTTCGGTCAGCAGCTCCATAAAGTCCACTTCGACCTTCTGGAAATCGACATGGGCGCTCTGAATTCCCACCCGATTGCCGTTCAGTACAACATACTGGTCCGTATTGGTCTGAAGCACGATCTGCTCCTCAGCGCGAATGCGGAAGCTTTCCAGAATCCCCTGCTCGCTTCCGCTGCCTGCTTCAATCTGGTTGCCCGCGACAACGAGCAGATCCTCGCTGGCATTCAGGGTAATATTCCCTTCATCCAGATGCAGACGGACCGTTCCCTTCTCGAACAGCACCCCGTCCTCGCCAAGCTGCATTCTGGCCTCGCCCGGCATTTCGAATACCTTCGTCGCGGGCTTCTGGAATACGGTCCGGCTCCTCATCTCCTCGCCGCCGCCACGAACGGAGTTGATGGCGATTGCCTGCTTCTCCGTGCCGTTAGGGAAGTAGACCTTAATTCGTGCCCCCTCATCCGGCAAACAGTGAAAAATATTGTTGCCTTCCCCCGAATACGGGAACCACCAATTGCCCTGCTCATCATGTTGATCATCGATGTCCAGGTGCACTTTCACCATATTGTTGGCCCGTTTGACTACGCGTCCTTCCAGAGACCTGCCCTGAAGCTTATCGTTGCGGCGGGATTTACGGCGCAAGCTCTGGCGCTGGACCAGCAGATACTCGTACTGCAACAAGCCGCCGGAGGCATAGCTGATGACAGACTCGGAGACCACCCATATCCGGTTCTTGAACGATACGTCTTCTCCGACATGAAAATACTGCTCGCTGGTTACCCGGTAGCTTACAAAATCGGATTCGACGAGCTTGTTAGCATCCTCGCCCTCCGCAAGGGCCTTGAACTCCTGATAGAGCGCCCGGTCCTTGATCACCGTGTATCGACGGGCATGCAGTTCCTTGCCCCAGGATAAATCCGGCACGCCGAAGTAGACACGGGGAGCATCCATTGCGACATCCGGTAAAATAACTGTGCCGACCCGGGAAGCCAGCCGCTTCAGGAACTGCCAATCCGTCTCTTCATATTGGACCAGCAGGGCTCCAGTCGATGCCTCGTCACGGGTCGCCATGTTCTGGGCATCCCCTCCGGGATAGTCCTTGGCGAGCTGCCGAATCGCATCGGTGTAGGTGAGGTGCTTGTTCTGGTACGACCGGCTCTTCGGCTTCATATCCATGATGTGAGTCCGTGAGAGCGCATGGACTTCTACCAGAGGAATTCCATCCTCCATCTGGATATCCACTTTGGCAATCCCCCCGGCGAACCAGCTCTCGGGTCTGGATTCCGTTCTCATTTGCAGTACCAGACTGTCGTTGAAGCTGCTGTGAAGAAGGCACTGCTCGGCCTCCTCTTCACTCATCCGGGCTGTAAATACGCATCGTGCATGCGCATTAAAAGTCCGCTCAACCCGGAAGCTGCGGAGGTCCTTGATCTGGTAAGGCCACTGCAGCTCAAATCCATCCCCCTGATAGATCACATTCATTATCTACATCTCCCCCCTGGGCGGCTACCTGGCGGCGAATTCCGGGGGAGCCGGATCCATGCCATTGGTCAACAAACGAAGCTGCCCGCCACACGCACAGAACAGGCAGGACTTGCTGGTGAGCGCAGGTACCCCCTGAATGGATACATTGGGGCTTCCGTTCGTCCACTGCAGCTTCGCTCCGGCCAACGCGCCAAGCAAGGAGCCCAACATAGGCATGATGCTTAATGCGCTTTGTTGAGCCGTCCCCTGGGCTGCAGAAGGAGCCTTCGCAGGCGCCGATGCCGATACGGCCGATACCGTGGGCATGATTTGCGGCGCACACGGATAAATGGCTTGCTGAAAGGTCGGCTCCGTTGGATCGGGGTCAATGATGTACGATGGATCGGAATACGGGCCCGCTATACGTTCAGCCTGTTTCATCGGATGCAGCTCACTCCGGCAAAAACCGAAAGAATAGAAGTTCCCGTCGATTTCCCTTCCCATTTTCTGATAGGGAATACCGTATATCGTCCCCGGCTCCGAAGTCGAAGGTACGCAATCCTCCACCGTCAGCATCGGTTTCCCGTTAATGTACACCCCGTTCGGCTCAAGCTT includes these proteins:
- a CDS encoding carbohydrate ABC transporter permease translates to MLTLRNKISKITATVFMGILSIFFIFPLLWMVSSAFKFEKDVMRFPIEWIPSSINVVNNFKAVWMERVPFGQIYMNSLKVAIIVTLLSLLISTMAAYSFTKLKFRGRNLVFAMLLAMMIIPDQATLIPRFMLIRWLGLYDTHAALILMGMFSIYFTFLLRQFMAGVSDEILEAARIDGAGHLRTFTSIMLPLCRPVIATVAIIKFIWSWNDYQNPLIFLQSKSLYTVPLGMTLFRDDYTTNDAIMMMAALSAIIPLLIVFIVLQKQVISGIALGGVKG
- a CDS encoding carbohydrate ABC transporter permease, translated to MEETKSSYQLPKQQAERVGKKFWSPRRKEALVGWLFLMPEIVGMLMLNVFALGFSLYLSFTDWDLLSGVSGIKFAGLQNYIHLFQDPTIWKALYNNLVYTVLTVPLPIAIALVLAVVIHSKVYFKDYFKVVFFIPYISSIIAVAAVWSILFHPSLGPVNQFLMDLGVSNPPKWLVDPKTSLISVAIISAWAGLGYTIIIYMAGLSNISEELYEAAEIDGATGMKKFFNITVPMLRPTTFFLLITMLIGSFKVFDIISYLTEGGPDNSSTVIVFRIYQEGFVNYNMGYASAISWLLFAIIGLITAATWKMRQEESF
- a CDS encoding DUF1266 domain-containing protein, with product MKTILLIVGIIAAIVILLIVGLVTASKRMEKKNKKARAEMEMANSLPKEKQHLLAYGANLSLYRSESPRILPVKVDHEILKEGLSSAWDVRNPEEAVQTLEWLLTEGHRAKYDQLLMALQAGQTFTEEEVGKSQECYESAQDAMMKKLSFATSDFDRVNTIAAWDFDRAVNIARWSCILGYLTEEQAWGYIERAADAASHTFQSWKDYFISFAFGRAIAYEGDIYDILWNGKELLTEQDSIWNEFSIKRSGTGNVAFAKV
- a CDS encoding ADP-ribosylglycohydrolase family protein, whose product is MTGKRMVDRWEEDNKMFHALNIKKRILPTIYGGIIGDLMGVPVEFRQRGTFHIQDIVGYGTYNQPPGTWSDDTSLTLCLIENLMNKETVANLMEKFVKYQDEGYWTPFGKMFDIGRTTAEAITRFKEGNLPKNCGGQYENDNGNGAIMRISPLAFMLFNEFDFIRKTEIIKQYTEITHAHPRAIVGSIIYIEFLIRLYHNNSFEKSIKEIHELFNENFGEEHEYRKELRYYNRIFKENFFEVPQDEILSDGYVVHTLEAAIWCLGNTTSFKEAVLKAVNLGGDADTVASITGSLAGMFYKMDEIPEEWLRKIVRKQDIDELIKKFYEFCSI
- a CDS encoding ADP-ribosyltransferase — its product is MNVIYQGDGFELQWPYQIKDLRSFRVERTFNAHARCVFTARMSEEEAEQCLLHSSFNDSLVLQMRTESRPESWFAGGIAKVDIQMEDGIPLVEVHALSRTHIMDMKPKSRSYQNKHLTYTDAIRQLAKDYPGGDAQNMATRDEASTGALLVQYEETDWQFLKRLASRVGTVILPDVAMDAPRVYFGVPDLSWGKELHARRYTVIKDRALYQEFKALAEGEDANKLVESDFVSYRVTSEQYFHVGEDVSFKNRIWVVSESVISYASGGLLQYEYLLVQRQSLRRKSRRNDKLQGRSLEGRVVKRANNMVKVHLDIDDQHDEQGNWWFPYSGEGNNIFHCLPDEGARIKVYFPNGTEKQAIAINSVRGGGEEMRSRTVFQKPATKVFEMPGEARMQLGEDGVLFEKGTVRLHLDEGNITLNASEDLLVVAGNQIEAGSGSEQGILESFRIRAEEQIVLQTNTDQYVVLNGNRVGIQSAHVDFQKVEVDFMELLTEKELEELYLDTLAQGEIMKQEIELSLQLKAAVQLTDSQRADIRSKVAEEAKNDPGLAEKARNWMSSKSPDEQKTIYQQKYVKPPAVEPEKKSKKEKQAELEKEQQAYDQMDRDRTAIYEWQQRSKQVMAQGVAAGKSQSEIQVMLPAPPVLGGQGSSHQGTSSGKPGLIERFVESTGIRDTLQQISPWLEQMELEYIIPQKPNYVSKQSQKTVYLSRYTFQVLIIDPQILVAEFNILFGVVAIIAAIPTQGASLYLLAVADAALGTSMIIVNMEKLSDLKNGNAYTNPKFLGMDQERLDQLGTALMVVNLSMLAKHGLYKAADKLANSKTMSAMGDSWAAWKKQVEHELGTARVKPLKGKGEAPPQIEGTARVNPLKSKGEVAPRTEGMGEGKKGVSEEKLPLNNLEQADQWGSKYYDSWLESLTVNEIKAINQYTGDDYSKINAYLRGYSDSLDGVELQVIKDIESGLRKAKVPHDMQVYRGTDLKPFENLLEIDKNGKIDYNSLVGKIFKDDAFVSTAIVKESSFDFMTVAWDINVPKGANAAYIGKISNYSDEAELLFNAGQKMIIKSVKVVRDDKLHVVLDLIL
- a CDS encoding DUF4280 domain-containing protein is translated as MGVTDTILSKDTLNKLLTSPWRSEDTYVTAGAYMHCSFGTHEEVLNKLEPNGVYINGKPMLTVEDCVPSTSEPGTIYGIPYQKMGREIDGNFYSFGFCRSELHPMKQAERIAGPYSDPSYIIDPDPTEPTFQQAIYPCAPQIMPTVSAVSASAPAKAPSAAQGTAQQSALSIMPMLGSLLGALAGAKLQWTNGSPNVSIQGVPALTSKSCLFCACGGQLRLLTNGMDPAPPEFAAR